GCAGGGGAACAAGAAGTGGCTATTGAAATGAGCAAGGAGATGAAATTTATTGGGTTGGAGGAAAACCACTACGTACTTGATGCTCTGGTGAATCATTTGAAGAGAAGTGGCGGGGTTAGGGAAGTTAAGGGATTAGTCAAAGACATGGTTTCTAAAGGAGTGACACTGGATCGTATCAACTACACCTCTTTAATTGATGTGTTCTTCAAAGGAGGAGAGGAAGAAGCTGCTCTCGCTTGGGCTGAAGAAATGCAAGAGAAAGGGATGCCGTGGGATGTTGTTTCTTACAACGTCTTGATCAACGGGCTGTTAAAGGTTGGCAGAGTCGGAGCAGACTGGGCCTACAAAGGAATGAGAGACAAAGGTATAGAACCAGATGTCGCTACATTTAACATAATGATGAGTTCACTACGAAAGCAAGGGAATCTCGAAGGCGTCCTCAACCTCTGGGATAAGATGAAAAGCCATGGAGTTAAACCGAGTCTGATGAGTTGCAACATTGTTATTGAAACGCTATGTGAACAGGGTGAGATGGAGTTAGCAATTGACATATTACATCAAATGATGGTTATGGAGATTCATCCTAACATCACAATATACCGAATTTTTCTCGAGGCATCTTCAAAGCATAAAAGAGCAGACGTGATATTCAAAACGCACGAAAAACTCCTGAGCTGTGGAGTTAACCTCAGCAAGCAAGTCTACAATACTCTTATTGCAACTCTGTGCAAGCTAGGTATGACTAAAAAGGCAGCTATGGTGATGGAGGATATGAAAGAGAGAGGCTTTGTTCCTGATACCGTGACGTTCAACGCCCTTATGCAAGGGTACTTTGTTGGCAGTCATATAGGAAAAGCTCTTTCCACATATTACGTTATGTTGGAAGCAGGAACATCCCCCAATatagcaacctataacactaTAATAAGAGGTCTCTCTGACGCTGGGCTAATCAAAGAGGTTGAAAAATGGCTGAGTGAGATGAAGAGCAGAGGCATGCGTCCTGACGATTTTACATACAACGCTTTAATCTCTGGTCAAGCTAAGATGGGGAATAAGAAAGAAAGCATGACGCTATACTGTGAGATGATCGCCAACGGGCTGGTGCCTAGAACCAGCACTTATAATGTGCTAATCAGCGAGTTTGTTAGAGTTGGGAAGATGCCTCAGGCGAGAGAGCTAATGAAGGAGATGGGTAAGAGAAGAGTGAGCCCCAACACTTCGACTTATTGCACTATGATATCTGGTTTGTGCAAGCTTTGCACTCATCCAGAGGTTGAGTGGAATAGAAAAGCAATGTACTTGGCAGAGGCAAAGGGGTTGTTAAAAGAGATGATTGAAGAAAAGGGATATATTCCGTGTGATCAAACTGTTTACTGGATAAGCGCGGCTTTCTCTAAGCCAGGGATGAAGGTTGACGCTGAGAGGTTCTTAAAGGAGTGTTACAAGAGAAAGAATGCTCGTTCCTCAGATTCGTGAAATaggtaaattttgttttgttcttctaGTCCTAGTCTCGCTCCAAGATTCAGTTGCAACTATACTCAAATGTTTCATTTTCTCTCAGATATGCAGATTTGGCTCCAAACAGGACATCTACTGTGATTTCACAACTGGGGTTGGTACAGTGCTTCTTCAGATATGTTTCGGTTAAATCAAACTGCACGAGCCATAGCTATTTCCAGAGAACATCCTTTGAATTTCATTGTAGCAAACCTGCATGGCGGCTGCTGAATAGGCAAGACTATTGATCAAGCTGGTTTCTGGATGGAACTAGTGAGTTGTAAAGCGGCATTGAAGAAGAAATCTATGTTTCTTAATGGATTTTGCCTCAATGCAGCTTACTCTGGCCAAACAGGATGACTAAGTTCATGTTTGGTCTTTTAATGGAAGCCATACCAAAGCTTGGAGCTTGGGATTTTCTCAGGAGAAGGATGGAAGCAAGCTTCTGGAATGGTATGAAACTAAGGTTATGGAGTCAGTGAACACAAGACTGTTCTCAATCCTACTCCTTGCTTGGGAAATCTACACTACACTATTGTTTCTTTTTGCTCAGAAAGTCATCAATAAACCATAGCTATATGAATTATCACAATAATTGATATCTCAGatgaataattattttcatttgtttaaCAGTGTTGTCAGAATCAgagatttttttcttctgaatccCAAAATTTTTCAAATAATCAAGAATCATAAAGGATAGGTTTCAAATATAACTTCAAAGAACAGAGGTGCTGCTTATGTTCTGCAGCTGCCTTGAGCTCCAGCTAGCTGTTGTAGGGGAAGACGGGAGAATAATCGTCGGAATACGCTTGCTCTCCTCCACAAAAGGAAAGTCTGTCGTGTAATGCAGACCGCGGCTTTCATGTCTCGCCAACGCGCTGCTCACAACAAGCTTAGCACAACAGAACAAGTTTCTCATCTCACAAGCCTCAAGAGCCACCACCGTCTGCTCCCATCCATGTTCAAACAAGAACGTCTCCCATTTCGCCTCTAACTCCGCGATCTTCCTCTCAGCAGTGTTAAGCCTAGTGGTTGACCTGACGATACCAACGTACTTCCACATCACTCCCTGAAGCTCTCTCCTCACTTCTCTAGTCAACGCTAGTATCTTTGATATAACATCCTCTCCTAGAGATCTAGCTGTGGCAACAACAGGCCTTGTCCACTTCTCCGATGCGCTTACGTCAAGTCTCGTGGACTTCATGAGATCGGTGGAAGGCTGAACAGCGCGTCTAGCGAACACCAGAGC
Above is a window of Brassica napus cultivar Da-Ae chromosome A10, Da-Ae, whole genome shotgun sequence DNA encoding:
- the LOC106372115 gene encoding pentatricopeptide repeat-containing protein At5g14770, mitochondrial — encoded protein: MMIKIWNNHTGKHRFFLSKSRSFSSIKRPDESSLLISPRRFNPASYVSLFHTLFRLYLRCGRLYGAARTLSAMCTFGFAPDSRLLNSLLHQFNLNCLVPHRKVSLIYNKMITFGVSPDVFATNSLIHSFCKVGRLRLAVSLLRSRVVSVDTVTYNTVIQGLCQHGLADEAYGLLSEMVKRGVLPDTVSYNTLINGFCKVGNFARAKSLVDEIGELNLVTHTILISSYYSLHAIEDAYKDMVMSGFNPNVVTFSSIINRLCKDGKVVEAGLLLREMEEMGVYPNRVTYTTLVDSLFKGGCCGEALALYSQMVVRGVPVDLVVYTVLMDGLFKGGERREGEKTFEMLLGDNQVPSVVTYTALVDGLCKAGDLSGAESVITQMLEKSVFPNVVTYSSMINGYVKRGMLEEAVTVMRKMEDHNIVPNCFTYGTVIDGLFKAGEQEVAIEMSKEMKFIGLEENHYVLDALVNHLKRSGGVREVKGLVKDMVSKGVTLDRINYTSLIDVFFKGGEEEAALAWAEEMQEKGMPWDVVSYNVLINGLLKVGRVGADWAYKGMRDKGIEPDVATFNIMMSSLRKQGNLEGVLNLWDKMKSHGVKPSLMSCNIVIETLCEQGEMELAIDILHQMMVMEIHPNITIYRIFLEASSKHKRADVIFKTHEKLLSCGVNLSKQVYNTLIATLCKLGMTKKAAMVMEDMKERGFVPDTVTFNALMQGYFVGSHIGKALSTYYVMLEAGTSPNIATYNTIIRGLSDAGLIKEVEKWLSEMKSRGMRPDDFTYNALISGQAKMGNKKESMTLYCEMIANGLVPRTSTYNVLISEFVRVGKMPQARELMKEMGKRRVSPNTSTYCTMISGLCKLCTHPEVEWNRKAMYLAEAKGLLKEMIEEKGYIPCDQTVYWISAAFSKPGMKVDAERFLKECYKRKNARSSDS